In Chryseobacterium oranimense, a single window of DNA contains:
- a CDS encoding ribonucleoside-diphosphate reductase subunit alpha, whose amino-acid sequence MEEQNSNIWWLNEESEQMLNRGYLLKGETVDGAIDRITTAAAKKLYKPELQPAFKEMITKGWISFSSPVWANMGTQRGLPISCFNVHIPDSIEGITHKMGEVIMQTKIGGGTSGYFGELRNRGTAVTDNGKSSGAVSFMKLFDTAMDVVSQGGVRRGAFAAYLDIDHGDIEEFLSIKDIGSPIQNLFTGICVPDYWMQDMIDGDMDKRKIWARVLESRQQKGLPYIFFTDNVNRNKPQVYKDLGMPVNASNLCSEIMLPSTREESFICCLSSMNLELYDEWKDTDAVKLAVYFLDAVLTEFIEKTEGNYYLQGARNFALRHRALGLGVLGYHSYLQKNMIPFESFEATQFNARAFRHIKEQAETASRELANIYGEPELLKGYGLRNTTTMAIAPTTSSSAILGQTSPGIEPFASNYYKAGLAKGNFMRKNKYLAKLLEEKGLDNEETWRTIMLNHGSVQHLKELTDEEKAVFKTFKEISPMEIISQAAQRQQYIDQAQSLNLQIPSTMPVKDVNYLYIEAWKKGVKTLYYQRSSSVSKEMMVNFVTCSACEA is encoded by the coding sequence ATGGAAGAACAAAATTCAAATATATGGTGGCTCAATGAAGAGTCCGAGCAAATGCTGAACAGAGGATATCTGTTAAAAGGAGAAACTGTAGACGGAGCCATCGACAGAATCACTACTGCTGCTGCAAAAAAATTATACAAGCCGGAATTACAGCCTGCTTTCAAAGAAATGATCACCAAAGGATGGATCAGCTTCTCCTCTCCCGTATGGGCAAATATGGGAACCCAGAGAGGTCTTCCTATTTCATGTTTCAACGTACACATCCCGGACAGCATTGAAGGAATTACCCACAAAATGGGTGAAGTAATCATGCAGACAAAAATCGGAGGTGGAACTTCAGGATATTTCGGAGAACTGAGAAACAGAGGAACTGCTGTAACTGATAACGGAAAATCTTCAGGAGCAGTTTCGTTCATGAAATTATTCGATACTGCGATGGATGTAGTTTCTCAGGGAGGTGTAAGAAGAGGGGCATTTGCCGCTTACCTGGACATCGACCACGGTGATATTGAAGAATTTTTATCCATTAAAGATATCGGAAGTCCTATCCAGAACTTATTTACTGGAATCTGCGTTCCTGATTACTGGATGCAGGATATGATCGATGGAGATATGGATAAGCGTAAGATCTGGGCAAGAGTTCTTGAAAGCCGCCAGCAGAAAGGTCTTCCATATATTTTCTTTACCGATAATGTGAACAGAAACAAACCACAGGTTTATAAAGATCTTGGAATGCCTGTTAACGCAAGTAACCTTTGCTCTGAGATCATGCTTCCTTCTACCAGAGAAGAGTCTTTCATCTGCTGCCTGTCTTCCATGAACCTGGAACTGTATGACGAATGGAAAGATACAGACGCCGTAAAACTGGCTGTTTATTTCCTGGATGCTGTTTTAACCGAATTTATCGAAAAAACAGAAGGAAACTACTATCTGCAGGGAGCAAGAAACTTCGCATTACGTCACAGAGCCCTTGGATTGGGAGTTTTAGGATACCATTCTTATTTACAGAAAAACATGATTCCTTTTGAGAGCTTTGAAGCCACTCAGTTCAATGCAAGAGCTTTCAGACATATCAAAGAACAGGCGGAAACAGCTTCAAGAGAGCTTGCCAACATTTATGGTGAACCGGAATTACTGAAAGGGTACGGATTGAGAAATACCACAACAATGGCCATTGCTCCTACCACTTCAAGCTCTGCAATCTTAGGACAGACTTCCCCTGGAATTGAGCCATTTGCTTCGAATTACTATAAAGCCGGTCTTGCAAAAGGAAACTTTATGCGTAAGAACAAATATTTAGCAAAATTACTGGAAGAAAAAGGTCTTGACAATGAAGAAACGTGGAGAACGATCATGCTTAACCACGGTTCTGTACAACACCTTAAAGAGCTTACAGACGAAGAGAAAGCTGTATTCAAAACGTTTAAAGAGATCTCTCCAATGGAAATTATTTCTCAGGCCGCTCAAAGACAGCAATATATTGACCAGGCTCAATCTCTGAACCTACAGATTCCTTCTACAATGCCTGTAAAAGATGTAAACTACCTTTATATCGAGGCCTGGAAGAAAGGAGTGAAAACTCTTTATTACCAGAGAAGTTCATCCGTTTCCAAAGAAATGATGGTGAATTTTGTAACTTGTTCAGCTTGTGAAGCATAG
- a CDS encoding TonB-dependent receptor encodes MKKKLICAFALLSFGFAFSQETTSKIFGRLKGTSSELTVKVIHVPTNSTFETKSNSKGQFSLDNLQPGGPYSIEISDGSQVVYSNTNVQLSLGNNDLPVVEINNGEKTIDEVKITSRKTTVKNGVGISQAQISGLPNINRGIQDVTKLVPQSANNSFNGTNFRYNNVTIDGSINNDAIGFSPSLGGQTGTSGMPGSSTRSNSISLDAIQDVQVYIAPYDVKLGNFLGGSINAVTRSGSNDVTGSMYVYGRNASITGKNRVGDNSKMPSSFEDFIYGGRIGLPVVKDKVFLFSNLEYTKRTDPVFYNAGDPNALVNNTVAQQISDFVRNKYNFNVGSFDQYNNFSESAKLFNKLDWKINDKHTLSIKNNTVFSQASNLERDGANFRFSSMDFIQKNTSSSTTLELKSRFNDKWNNNLVLGYSSIHDYRDPTSSNTMFPQVEIAYNGGTVLLGNDREATVFNMRQKTFEITDNLTYKTGNHTFLLGTHNELYNIDYGFVNALNGRISYKSLADFYNSNPARIRGTYPFNGDNRQAIFDNPYAQYKVNLLSLYFQDEINLGKLRLSPGVRVDYTDLPNKPLLSPKVTSSPADPNYGNTYTYTPLSQLNNDYLTKPTLSPRLGFTWDVTEDRSVIVRGGSGIFVGRIPFAWLGYAYYNDGVGFGSYDYNAPTAAQLAANGDPLIGSNFPKWQNSSKVQVDLIDNNFKMPRVWRSSLALDYTFAGYKLTLEGIYTKVLYDLKFQQVNKTDNVTYYSYDANHEMPVYTTNINSNFSNAYLLSNTKEGYRYNVTAQISKTYSFGFNFFAAYTYGDAKDITNGIRNSMESNWQMNQSLTPNDPKLTTSNFAIKNRVVANLGYAFNVSKSNRLSANIYFNAQSGNPFSWGFVNSTIANTGQAAGLAYIFKDAAEAAKYIVPIKDASGNIVVTAQQQVADYENFVNGNKYLSSRRGKFTERNGDNTPWNIQADFKIMDEIRLSEKSKNNIQISLSIINLTNLLNKDWGKVYFVPNTFNSTASVGLTKVGNVAAGQPSAGDPTYNFTKPGLPYTIDQFASRFQAQLGVRYNF; translated from the coding sequence ATGAAAAAAAAACTGATCTGTGCTTTTGCTTTATTGTCATTTGGCTTTGCATTTTCACAGGAAACAACCTCTAAAATTTTTGGGAGGCTAAAAGGAACCAGCTCGGAACTTACTGTAAAAGTAATTCATGTGCCTACCAACAGTACTTTTGAAACTAAAAGTAACAGCAAGGGACAGTTTAGCCTGGATAATCTACAGCCGGGAGGTCCATATAGTATTGAGATTTCTGATGGTTCACAAGTCGTTTATTCTAATACCAATGTCCAGCTTTCATTAGGTAATAATGATCTGCCGGTAGTGGAGATCAATAATGGGGAAAAAACCATTGATGAAGTTAAAATTACTTCCAGGAAAACAACTGTAAAAAATGGAGTAGGGATCAGCCAGGCGCAGATTTCAGGACTTCCTAATATCAACAGAGGGATTCAGGATGTTACGAAACTTGTACCGCAAAGTGCGAATAATTCTTTTAACGGAACCAATTTCAGGTATAATAACGTAACTATCGATGGCTCTATTAATAATGATGCCATTGGTTTCAGCCCGTCTCTGGGAGGGCAAACGGGAACTTCGGGAATGCCCGGGAGCAGCACCCGATCCAATTCTATAAGTTTGGATGCAATTCAGGATGTTCAGGTGTACATCGCTCCTTATGATGTGAAGTTGGGAAACTTTCTTGGAGGAAGTATCAATGCTGTAACCCGAAGCGGAAGTAACGATGTAACGGGATCTATGTATGTGTATGGAAGGAATGCTTCTATTACAGGAAAAAACAGAGTGGGAGACAATTCAAAAATGCCAAGTTCTTTTGAAGATTTTATTTACGGGGGAAGAATAGGACTTCCTGTTGTAAAAGATAAGGTGTTCTTATTCAGTAACCTGGAATATACCAAACGAACGGATCCTGTTTTTTATAATGCAGGCGATCCCAATGCTTTGGTAAATAATACGGTTGCCCAGCAGATTTCCGATTTTGTACGAAACAAATATAATTTTAATGTTGGGAGCTTTGATCAGTACAACAACTTCTCGGAAAGTGCAAAGCTTTTCAATAAATTAGATTGGAAGATCAATGATAAACATACTTTATCTATTAAGAATAACACAGTATTTTCCCAGGCTTCGAACCTTGAAAGAGATGGGGCCAATTTCAGGTTTTCCAGCATGGATTTTATTCAGAAAAACACTTCTTCATCCACCACTTTAGAATTGAAGAGCCGTTTTAATGATAAATGGAACAATAATCTGGTGCTGGGATATTCTTCTATTCATGATTACAGAGATCCTACTTCTTCCAATACAATGTTTCCACAGGTAGAAATTGCTTATAACGGAGGAACTGTTTTGTTGGGAAATGATAGAGAAGCTACTGTTTTCAACATGAGACAGAAAACCTTTGAGATTACAGATAACCTGACGTATAAAACAGGAAATCATACCTTTTTATTAGGAACACACAATGAACTGTATAATATTGATTATGGTTTTGTAAATGCCCTTAATGGAAGAATTTCTTACAAAAGCCTAGCAGATTTTTATAATTCCAATCCGGCGAGAATCAGAGGAACATATCCATTTAACGGAGACAACAGGCAGGCGATTTTTGATAACCCGTATGCCCAGTATAAAGTCAATCTGCTTTCCTTATATTTTCAGGATGAAATCAATTTAGGGAAATTAAGATTATCTCCCGGGGTAAGAGTAGATTATACCGATTTGCCAAATAAGCCTCTTTTGAGCCCTAAGGTAACCAGCTCTCCTGCAGATCCTAATTATGGAAACACTTATACCTACACTCCTTTGAGCCAGCTCAATAATGATTATCTTACTAAGCCTACACTTTCTCCAAGATTAGGATTTACATGGGATGTTACAGAAGACCGGTCTGTTATCGTAAGAGGAGGTTCCGGAATCTTTGTAGGAAGAATCCCTTTTGCATGGCTGGGATATGCTTATTATAATGATGGGGTTGGTTTTGGCAGCTATGACTATAACGCGCCTACTGCAGCACAGCTTGCAGCGAACGGAGATCCTTTGATAGGCAGTAATTTTCCGAAATGGCAGAATTCTTCCAAAGTACAGGTAGATCTTATCGATAATAATTTTAAAATGCCAAGAGTGTGGAGAAGTTCATTAGCTTTGGATTACACATTCGCAGGATATAAACTTACCTTAGAAGGAATCTATACCAAAGTGCTTTATGATCTGAAGTTCCAGCAGGTGAATAAAACGGATAATGTAACGTATTACAGCTATGATGCGAATCATGAAATGCCTGTTTATACAACGAATATCAACAGTAATTTTTCTAATGCCTATCTTCTGTCCAATACCAAAGAAGGATACCGGTATAATGTGACAGCACAGATTTCAAAAACATACAGTTTCGGATTTAATTTCTTCGCTGCCTATACCTATGGTGATGCAAAAGATATTACCAACGGAATCCGGAATTCTATGGAAAGTAACTGGCAGATGAATCAGTCGCTGACACCTAATGATCCTAAACTGACAACCTCCAATTTTGCCATCAAAAACAGAGTGGTTGCCAACCTTGGATATGCCTTTAATGTTTCAAAATCCAACAGGCTGTCTGCAAATATATATTTCAATGCACAATCAGGAAATCCTTTCTCATGGGGATTTGTAAACAGTACGATTGCCAATACGGGACAGGCGGCAGGATTGGCCTATATCTTTAAGGATGCAGCTGAAGCGGCAAAATACATTGTGCCTATAAAAGATGCATCAGGAAATATAGTAGTTACCGCCCAGCAGCAGGTCGCTGACTATGAAAACTTCGTGAACGGGAATAAATATTTAAGCTCACGACGAGGAAAGTTTACAGAACGTAATGGAGACAACACTCCGTGGAATATTCAGGCTGATTTTAAAATCATGGATGAGATAAGACTGAGTGAAAAATCTAAAAACAATATTCAGATTTCATTAAGCATCATCAATCTTACGAATCTGTTGAATAAAGACTGGGGAAAAGTATATTTTGTACCTAATACCTTTAACTCCACAGCCAGCGTAGGATTAACGAAAGTAGGAAATGTTGCAGCAGGACAACCCTCTGCAGGAGATCCAACTTATAATTTCACAAAACCCGGACTGCCTTATACTATTGATCAGTTTGCATCAAGATTCCAGGCTCAGCTGGGAGTTAGATATAATTTTTAA